TTAGATGAGCTTTCCTGTGAGGATGCTTTGAGGGAGAACGTTGGTGCATTTATGAACGCCTTATTGCTAGCAAAAGCCTGCCGGATTGAAAAAGAGTAATAAGTCCATACCCCAAGCTTATACTTTTGTATGTTGATCTTTGTTTTGGATGATTTGAGTGGTTACTCTTTAACTaaacaatgttaaaaaaaaaaaattaagaacctcCCATTGGAGCACAAAATCAAGGTATTTCTTAACTAGGATTcttaattacatttaattaataaaataaccaTTAAGAAATCCTAAGTGGGGTtgtgggttaatcatgctctcaCTCATAGCCAGTAACTACATACTCACTTCTTGGTTTTCTTTATAGTCGAAATCGGCAAAAGACTTCTGCGTTCACGTCTCCTCTAATTTCTGTATTTTCATGCAAATGTGTTAAGTTAGGTGAAGTGCTAAGTAGTGAAATGTGAAATCCTCGTCATTTTATGttcttttctccttttttaGATTAATTATTGAATTCCTTTTaagtatttaataattttgtttaatttgtatTGAATGGTTATTTCCCGTAATCGGAGTGAAAAAGCATATGATACCATGtgcattttgttttctttccaaAATAGTGTGTATGTAGTTACTAAGTCGTTCTCTGAAGttcaaagaaatattttttattgatatataaattaACCCTGTAATGTCTTTCCTTTGATCAGATTTGGCGATGATGGACAGGAAGTGGTGTTCTCTGACGTTTCTGACAAGTATTTGCCTGATATTATTTCTCCTTGGCTCTTATGCTGCTTACGAGCATTTTCGTCGTGTTGATGCTCGAGAAGACAACGAAAAACATTATGTGACACTGCAAGTAGAAGCTTCCAACGCCACAGGACGACCCATTCCTGAAACCCTTTTTGGGATCTTCTTTGAGGTTTAACACAGTTTCATGACTTTTCTGGCTTTTTTATGCTGTCaccaaaaattatattcaaacgAATCTTGGACTTACTCTGattttcttgtatttttttaCATAGTTTGATGCTTTAAGTATCAATGTAACTctttataaaactaaatctcAAGTAATTCTTGACAGGAAATCAATCATGCTGGAGCAGGTGGACTGTGGGCTGAACTTGTTAGCAACAGAGGTTTTTGTCtgaattttaactttatttccTGTAACATTTTTCACGAAAAAAGAATGgtgaaaataacaaaactaaactCATTGTTAAATCTTTTGCTCCAGGATTTGAAGCTGGTGGACAAATCATTCCTTCCAGTATCTGGCCTTGGTCCATTATTGGAGATGAATCAACCATATCTGTAGTTACAGACCGCTCTTCATGTTTTGAGCGCAACAAAATTGCACTTAGAATGGAAGTGCTTTGTAACAGCAGTGGTTGTCCATCAGAAGGAGTCGGGGTTTATAACCCGGGTTACTGGGGCATGGTACGTTTCATACTTTGCTATTTTCTCTgatgataaatataaaatttctattcacttccattttttttgtagaacattgaaaaaggaaagaaatacAAAGTGACCCTGTATGTGCGTTCCACTGGGGACATCGATGTGTCTGTGTCTTTGACAAGCTCGAATGGATCACTAACTCTTGCATCAGAGCAGATTATGTAAGAGCGAAACTTTCAAAGTCTTGTTTTAATAGTTTCCTAGTATTTTTTCAAGACTGGtttgtttatcatttttttttacttcttgcAGAGCTTTGGCTTCTGAGGTTTCAAAATGGACAAAGAAGGAAATGCTTTTGGAGGCAAATGGAACAGATGATGGCGCAAGGCTTCAATTGACAACTACCAAAAATGGTTCAATCTGGTTTGATCAAGTCTCAGCCATGCCTGTGGATACTTATAAGGTAGGTTTGTTTACTTCTTTGAGAAACAGCCTAGAGTAATCAAGCTACTAATTCATATTTTTGGTTCGGTCACAGGGACATGGTTTTAGGAATGATCTTTTCCAAATGATGGTTGATCTCAAACCTCGTTTCATCCGTTTCCCTGGTAATCGATCTAAAGTGCAAAAACACCATTTCACTTCATGTTATCTTtagtaatatatgaattaattaGATGAAATAAGCTAAAAgacttattaatatttttgcgagtcttttttatgattttttttttttgtgaaataagctaaaatacttataaagtATTTTCTTGAGTTAGGTGGTTGTTATGTGGAGGGTGATTCGTTAAGCAACGCATTCCAGTGGAAAAAAACCGTGGGAGCTTGGGAAGAGAGGCCTGGCCACTTTGGTGATGTTTGGAACTACTGGACAGATGATGGTCTTGGCCACTTTGAGTTCTTCCAAGTAAAAATATTCTACCTTTTCTGTAACCATGCATATTTAAGTGTTTAATCATTCacctaattttaattttttccaaCCAAAATATTCTTGCAGCTGGCTGAAGATCTCGGTGCAGCTCCAATATGGGTGTTTAACAGTGGTAACTCTTCAGTTAACTATATCTTTAACACTTCTTCTTACTTTCACTACTACATGTATTAACCTCTTTGAAACTGTTGCAGGAATCAGTCATCATGATCAAGTTGAAACCGCACGTATCATGCCGTTTGTTCAAGTATTCTCATGAAACTCtttctttttaagtttaagaGAGTGATTGTGGTTCACTAGTGAGGCAGTGACAAAACTAAAAATGTGATCTCTTtctattttgtttggtttcaggAAGCGCTAGATGGTATTGAGTTTGCTCGTGGTGATGCTAATTCAACATGGGGATCAGTTCGAGCTGCAATGGGACATCCAAAGCCTTTTGGCCTTAAATATGTTGCTGTTGGGAATGAAGATTGTGGGAAAAAATACTACAAAGGTTTTTAACCTTTACCTACCTAATGAAGATAAAGGAGCTTTTGATCATATACTAAATTAGAtacacaattttatttttgttcaggAAACTACCTTGAGTTCTATAACGCTATCAAGAAAGCCTATCCAGACATCAAAATCATCTCCAACTGCGATGGATCGTCTCAACCACTCGATCACCCTGCTGATTACTATGATTATCACGTAAAAAACACATACACAAAACGTACGTTTATGCTTGTAATCAAACTGTGCTTACTTATGCATCTCCTTTTTTTGTTCCAGGTTTATACTCTTGCCAAGGAGTTGTTTTCCATGTCCCATATGTTTGACAAAACGTCGCGTGATGGTCCAAAGGTGATACAGAAAAGATCTTCATATTTAACATAACAAAACCTATTCTTGTAATGATGAAGCTTTTGTTTTTGGATATCATAGGCTTTTGTTAGTGAATACGCTGTGAACATAACAGATGCTAATACTGGAAACCTTCTAGCTGCTCTTGGTGAAGCAGGTTTCCTCCTTGGTTTGGAAAAGAACAGGTTTTTTCTTACACAACTTTTTCTCGTCTTTCTCCGGTTTAGACCACCacataacaaaagtttttttttacatttactctccttgttttttgtttgcagtGATGTTGTAGGAATGGTAAGCTATGCACCTCTCTTCGTTAACACAAACGACAGAAGgtatgtgtatctctctcactTTAGTTACATTGAATGGTTTAGTCAGAAATCATCAAAGACGTTTTGcgttgtttttatttatttatcaggTGGTTGCCAGATGCTATAGTTTTCAACTCGTCTCATTTGTATGGAACACCAAGCTATTGGGTCCAACAGTTCTTCACAGAGTCAAGTGGAGCAACTCTTCTCAGCTCTACTATGGAGGGAAACTCTTCTTATGTTGAAGCATCTGCCATATCCTTCCAAAGCAATGGCTCTGATTACATACAGATTAAGGTTTTACGTTGTTTCTCAAGTGTAATTATTTTACAGATTTTGAGTTTGAAAAATGAATGTTGTGGGTTGATATCCCTATATATATTTGCAGGCTGTTAACTTTGCAAACGTGACAGTAGAGCTGAAGGTAAAGATGACTGGATTGGACTCGAGCAACACGAAAGCTTctgcaaaaaagaagaaagtacTTACATCTGCCAGTGTGATGGATGAGAACTCCTTCTCCAACCCAGAGATGGTAAGACTGGTTGCAGTACCGGCCTCATATTCGTTTAATTACTAAACCAATTTTTTCTTATTGGTTTCCTGCAGATTAAGCCACAAGAAAGCATAGGGGTGATGTCGGAGGGGAACTTCACGTTTGTTCTCCCTCCCTACTCCTTTTCGTCATTCGATATTTAGTGTCACTAGACGTTGTAGACTCTAAGTTTTATACAACAATGAGTGCGTGAATGATATGATTACATATCAATAATATGACGTTACATTCTATTTGATTCCACACATTATACCAAACGGGAACATGTGTCTTTAACCTTTTGACCAAACAGTTTACTCCAAATTGCCTTGGAGATATTTATCATGATTCTTGATCATCCATCAAAACTGCTAAAAGCCACATGAGTTCTTGTCTAGAAACAGAGGAAAAcacacaaaactaacctgaaCAGAACAAGATTCCATTGAGTACATACCAAACATTTAACCTTTTCATTACTTGAAAGTTTACTAATGGACCAAACACAAAACATAAGTGactggaaagaaaaaaaaaaactaaatcactGCTTCTCATGAACATTATCAGAAACCATATGATACGTATAAGGGGATGAGGTGGCAAATGCACGTGAGTACGAACAGATCACATGGGGATGGGGCTGAGCTGGCTGCTCTCCAACTTGCTGCTGACTCTTTTTATTTAAGCTGTAGTTTGCTAGAGAGAAAGGTCATCGAGAGTTTGAGTGAATAATCAGAGAGAGATGTAGAGAGATCTTAGGGAGATGGATTTGTAGTCGGTTTCTCTTGTAAAATCACTATTTCTCTCAATACAATCAGTATTTCATCTTTAGATCATTGTTTTCACTTCTACTCGTAACAaacttggtatcagagcaagcaACGATCGGGGAACAAAAGTGTGTTGGCGATGGCGACTGGGGTTGACAGAGCCAAACGAATCACAGCGATTGAAGGGAAGATCGAATCCACGGCAGATCGCATAATCGAGATGATGAAcgagatgatgaggatgatggcCATGGGGTTTGAGAAGCTCGATCTGAGGAAGGAAGATCAGACCGGGGAGAAGGATCGGCTAGAGGCAGGGCCGATAACTTCTGGATCTTATGCAATGGATCAAGTGATGGATCGATCACAACAGTGTGTGAGGAAGCTGACACCGTTGGTTGTGGAGCAACAGCTGGAAAGGAACACAGAGACGTTCCGAGAGCCGGCCATGGTTGTCCAAGAGCGGATGAGCAGATCTTCAAACCTGGAGTGGTTTGAGAAGCAATTGATCGAAATTGCTGGGGAGAGTGGTATCTCGTTGGAGGAGTTGGAAGAGACACGAGGCATGACGGGTTATGTGAGGTTGAACCCGCCAGTGACAAAGCTGGAGGATAAGAACGAGAATCATGTGTTCTTGTTGGATGAGGTGATTCACGTAGTGACATGTGAGAATGTTGCAGAAGGAGAAGAATCTCCAGCGACCATGATAGATCTGCTCGAGAAAGTTCCATCGGTTGAGCAAAGAGACAaagcgaggaagaagaagaagaggtggaAGATACCTCTTGTGGGGATTGAAAATAATTTAGGGAAGGGTTTGGAACTTGAAGGGAATGGTGATAAATCTGTTGACTGTGAGGAACCTTGGCTTAGTTTTGTTGATTCAAAGAGAAGTGATAAGCATCAATGTGAGAGAGGAGAACAAATGGAGGCTGTAATGAACTCGTATGCATGCCACATGCTCGATAAAATGCACCTGAGAGGGAAGAAagttaaaatgaatattaagaAGGAGTTTACTCAGTCTAAGAGATGTAAATACCAAGCTGAGAAGGTTAACTCAGAGATGGCTGAATTCCAGAGGAAGAACAGGTCTAGGAGTCAAAGAAATAGTTTAATGAAGTGTTGGAAAAGAGTAAGATGTCTGTTGCTGTCTACTCACCAAAGATGCAGGCTGTTGAAGttcataaagaagaagaaagggagAATGAAGGTGGAGTATGGCAAGGAGAGGATTAAGGACGTCCGTACCTTAATGAATACACAGCTCGCAAGTGGATACCCCATGGTGAAGAAGGAGCGTACCAAATGGAGGGAATGCAAGTTCAGACACAAGCAAAAGAAGCTAAGGAAAATTATTGAGGAAAGATTTTTAATCTACTTGGGTTGTAAAGTGATGCATCCACATgagcttgtgaagctaaaaggTGAGTGGCGACCAGCTGCCATTATGAGAAGAGGATCAAAGTTGAAATGTGTAGCTCATGGGAAGCTTCTCTCGGGAAGGCTGGTACTTATGGATACAAAGGAGCAAGACAAGACAGAAATGGAGTTTGGAAGGAAGAGAATCCAGTACAACCTATCAAGACAGATCGACAAGAGAGGTAATCTGAGTGCTTGCTTATGGAATTCTGAGCTTGAGCATGCACTGTCTAGGAAGAAATTGAGATGGTGTAAGAGAAGTCATCGTAAAGAAGCCTGCTTGTGCTGTGTAAAACTGCCACTGTTACAAAATCTGGTGAAGCAGAATGAAAAGTTATTCTCTATCAAGATGGAGACGAGAGACAAGTCAAAGCAGGGATGTGTCGGGCTTGTCTTTCTGAAGATGATTTACCTCGAAAGAAATTCTCTCAACTCTCTGCTGCTTACGAGGAGAGGTTTCACAATTCAAAGCAGCTGGAGAATGAAAGGATATAAACTAGTGAAGTGGTTAGGTGTCTTGGGTAACGGCAACGGGGACGGTCGTCAAAGGCATGCCATGGAGTATGTAATTCTGTTCTCGCTTAGTCCAACAGAATTGAAGAAGCTACTGATGGAGTGGGAGAAGCATAAAGCTGGAGATAAgtataagaagaaacagacgGCTATGAGTAAAATGAGTTTTTCTGGAAATTATGTGGTCAATCTGGTGAATCTCATGAGGAAAGAGTTTCTCACAAGCGGGAAGAGAGCTAAATCCAGACAGACAGTGATGAGCAATGGACTAGGTTGTTTAGAGATGTTGTCTCCACCAAGAATGGCAGGGAAGAAGGCGAGTTCCAAGAGCTTatgtgattttgttttcttgttacaCATTCTTGAAAATCAGATTATGGAATCTGCTTCACCTCCATGTGTCTTTGAGCACAATGATACTGAGGCAGTACACAGGAAGAGCAAACTGAGATGTTCTGGGCAGAACTTGTGTAAGCTAAAGCAACAGGAACAACACAAGTTCCTCCTAAGCGGCAAGAGAGTGAAGCTTCAAAGAGAATCGAGGAAAGAGAAGTTTTGTGGGAAATGGAAGAAACATGTTGAGTTGTGCTTTGAATTTCTGCCATCAATAGACCACAAGGAGAACGCAGAAAAAGTGTGTCATGAGAAGATGATCAAGCCCTCATCCTTGGAGATGAGCAGTGAGTATGAGATGATAGAAAAACAAAAGCTTGAGACCTGGAGAAAGGAGGTTAGCTGGATGGAGCAAGTAATGAAGATATGCCTCGACATTTGGAAGGCTGTTCGTTCCTCCAACCTTGAGGAAAAGGTTGATTTCAAAGGGGGCGGTAATGATACGTATAAGGGGATGAGGTGGCAAATGCACGTGAGTACGAACAGATCACATGGGGATGGGGCTGAGCTGGCTGCTCTCCAACTTGCTGCTGACTCTTTTTATTTAAGCTGTAGTTTGCTAGAGAGAAAGGTCATCGAGAGTTTGAGTGAATAATCAGAGAGAGATGTAGAGAGATCTTAGGGAGATGGATTTGTAGTCGGTTATATGCAACCTTGCTGGTTGAAAACGTATTTTCCCCcgaattaaaagttaaaattttatttctccCCAAACCGATAGtttcaaatttaattatacatgaACTATGGTTTAAATCGGTTTACAGTTTACCCAACAATATTAACCAGTtaaaccatttttaaaaaaaaattattaaaccaaatttgttgaaccaaaaaaagaaataattaaacGAGACCCGTGATCCATTGCTCTCTTCTTCTTAACCCGACAACAACCcttacctctctctctctctctacaatcTCGCAGATTACTCCACTGCAATAGCCCAACAGCTCAAACACACACAGCTCCATTAAACCTGTTCAGAGGCGCTCTCTCCAACTCAGCTGCATCCGCTGAACAAGCTCCGTTTAAACCCGATCTAAAATGCTCTTTCTGCCTCCTCTGCATCCGCCGTCGTAGAATCATCCTTTCTACGGAGACATGCTCTCTCCGTCTCCTCTTTGCAACCTGTTTGTCTTCACATTTCGTCATAGAAAcaaactggaaaaaaaaatgctGACTTGATTTTAGATTCTAAGAATATATCACATTTCTGTTTCTCTGCACAAACCAGACTCCAAGTTTATCAATTCTGACGCTTAACTATTCATCAAAAAAGTTCATCATCTTCAATGGTAAAGTTTCATACTTTGCGAGGATGAATAAACAAACAAGCTGGATAATCCTCACCTAGTGATCACACAAATCCGAAGAATTAATGATGAAACCATTCTTCAAATAATTTGCGATTATTTACAAAACTTGTCTTATAGATCATAACTACATTAAATAAAAAGCTTGAAGCTGCATAATCCCCAACCAATTAAAAAGATCCGTTCCAAACTTTACATATTATAAGGATTCAATTTCTCCACGTAAAGATGATGGTGGTGGTGCTCCGGaaggaaaataatttttggaGGTGAGATGTTGAAGAGAAGGAGACGATGATGgtgaaggagaaggaggaggTGCCATCATCTCTCGCTAGTTTTTTTCTCGGGTTAAGAAGAAGAGTGCAATGGGTCACGGGTCTGgtttaattatttcttttttttttagttcaacaaatctattctattaattcTGCAGCATGAccggttgatttttgtttggtcCAACTATTATTTCAACGAAAcatactttatttattttaacccATTCGAATCTATATTTCTCAATGTAACTACCACAATACGGTCTAAAAATCGGGGTCCACTCCCATGCTTCAAATCTATAACTGCAACCATATATCTTAACTAACAAATGCGAATATGTAGACAACAACAAAGAATTAAGTTAGTTCAATTTTATTCTCTCTTTGTTTCCTAATAATCTGGAACATATTATATCTAGATTCTAGATTTAATCACCATTTAAATTACCTACTAATCCGGAGCCAGACCTTACTTAATTCGATTTGTTACCTAATACTAACAAAGATcataccatttttttttctcagtagTCAGTGTACATTCAACAAATAAGAATATTCAAGGAATCCAATCGATTATTTAAAActcaattttgaaatttgtttatCTAAACCATTATCCCATAAAATATGCCCACATTATTTGCAAcaactttttaaaacaaataacttAATTTTATTCTAAACTTATAGCGTTTACGTCGCCATCCTCACTTATAAATATCTTTTCTACAGACTCCCCTCTAACCACACTTCCTAAAAGCATCGTTGAGCAAGAATGAAAGAGATAAAATTGGTATGAAACACATTAATAAGTGAGAATGGTACCGGATGGTAAAATATTAACACATTAACACATTAATAAATGATTTCATTTATAACCCCTCCTCCGTGTTCTGCTGAACATAGTTATACAGGATGGTACCGAGGATGTTTCTAACCACACTTTCTAAACATTTGATGCATTGTGATGCAGGGTGAATTTTATGGCCTTTTAAAATTCTTattctttaaatttaaaattttagcttAATTGAGATTATATTACTAATCTATATAATTTAAGAAACAATttctataatttattatatcttttaaaaaacactacttatgtttagaaaaaaaatgtagtacattaaaactgtttttatatatgaaactataaaaaaaattaacatattgcaaactttatgaataaagattaaaaatatatcccAAACGTATATGACAAAAGTACATAAGTATGAAA
The nucleotide sequence above comes from Brassica napus cultivar Da-Ae chromosome A9, Da-Ae, whole genome shotgun sequence. Encoded proteins:
- the LOC106366489 gene encoding LOW QUALITY PROTEIN: alpha-L-arabinofuranosidase 2 (The sequence of the model RefSeq protein was modified relative to this genomic sequence to represent the inferred CDS: deleted 1 base in 1 codon), with amino-acid sequence MNALLLAKPAGLKKNLAMMDRKWCSLTFLTSICLILFLLGSYAAYEHFRRVDAREDNEKHYVTLQVEASNATGRPIPETLFGIFFEEINHAGAGGLWAELVSNRGFEAGGQIIPSSIWPWSIIGDESTISVVTDRSSCFERNKIALRMEVLCNSSGCPSEGVGVYNPGYWGMNIEKGKKYKVTLYVRSTGDIDVSVSLTSSNGSLTLASEQIIALASEVSKWTKKEMLLEANGTDDGARLQLTTTKNGSIWFDQVSAMPVDTYKGHGFRNDLFQMMVDLKPRFIRFPGGCYVEGDSLSNAFQWKKTVGAWEERPGHFGDVWNYWTDDGLGHFEFFQLAEDLGAAPIWVFNSGISHHDQVETARIMPFVQEALDGIEFARGDANSTWGSVRAAMGHPKPFGLKYVAVGNEDCGKKYYKGNYLEFYNAIKKAYPDIKIISNCDGSSQPLDHPADYYDYHVYTLAKELFSMSHMFDKTSRDGPKAFVSEYAVNITDANTGNLLAALGEAGFLLGLEKNSDVVGMVSYAPLFVNTNDRRWLPDAIVFNSSHLYGTPSYWVQQFFTESSGATLLSSTMEGNSSYVEASAISFQSNGSDYIQIKAVNFANVTVELKVKMTGLDSSNTKASAKKKKVLTSASVMDENSFSNPEMIKPQESIGVMSEGNFTFVLPPYSFSSFDI